The DNA region TCAATCAGGGAGTTAACGGGTGCGATGCGAAAAAGATGGCTTTGAGGAGAGGCAGCAAAAGCTGAGAAAAGACAGGATATGCACAATGATCGGTGCAGAGTGAAAAAACATCCTGTCTCTAGTGAATATGAATATACCTGCAACCCTGGATCTCAACCAAGCCATTGAAACATTTAAGCAAACCATTGCCCCACTGCTGGCCGTGGGGGAAATTTCCAGTTGGGATGGAGTGGCGTTGAAAGCACGGGAGGAGGCAATCCGCGCCGCGGCTCTGGTGCTAGCCGGCCAGGTGATTGCCCTGCTGCTGCACGAACTCAGTGAGCATCCAGATAGCCAACGAGAAGCCAACCAACGGACCCGCTCATCACGAGGCTTCATGGCTCGCAGTCAAGGCAAACGCCGGGTCAAGGTATTAACCGTAGGCAATGTCGTCGTTGAGTTCAAGGTGGGCTACATTCTCAATGGGGTCTCTCAGCAGAAGCGGAAAGGCAAGCGGAAAGCCGGTCAACGGGGGCCATCCCAGGGACAGGGATTCTATCCCCTGCTGCGTTGGTTGGGACTGGAAGAGCAAGTCAGTCCCCTGGTTTGGAGCGTGGTTGCAGCGGCAGGGATGCTGTCGAGGTCCTTTGCGCAAGCGACTGAGCAGTTGCAGCAATGGGGCATTGAGTTGAGTGAGAAACGGGTGGTGCGACTGACCTATGGTTTTGGTCAAATCGGCCTGGCGTTAACCGACCAGTGGCTGGCTCAGTTGCAGCAAGGCCAACTGCCCACTGGCCAGACCTTTGAGGGACAGAGAGTGGGGTTGAGTGTCGATGGCGGGCGCACCCGGTTGCGATACAACAAACGGGGTAGACGACGGGCGACCAAGCGGCGGGGGGATCGGGGGCATTGGCGAGAACCCAAACTATTCACCCTCTATGCCATCGATGAGCAGGGCCAGCGCATCAATACAGTCAAATTACCGGTCATTAATGACGGCACCTTTACCGGTATCGAAGGATTCATGAGCCTGCTGGAGATGTATCTGGTCAAATTGGGGGTTGTGCGTGCCCAGCAAGTGTTGCTGCTAGCCGATGGCGCTCCTTGGATTTGGCACCGGATTCCCGCCCTTCTGGAACGCTTGGGCCTGCCCAAAGACCGACTGATTGAGTTGATTGACTTTTACCATGCCAGTCAGCATTTGAAGGATTTTGCTGAGGCGGCTTTTAGCAGGGTGCCAAGCGGAAAAAATGGGTAGGTTAGGCCACCGCTAAGTCACTCGCATTGGGCTCGACAATTTCTAGCCGCTTGGCATCGAGTTTGGCAGTCAAAATTTCAGCACAGAAGGTGTCCCATCGTCCTGCCGCCCAATAACAGCGACCTTGAAGCAGAATTTCTGCATGTTCAGGCAACCAAAACTTGCCATTTCCCTTGAGCCGCAGGTTGACCACCTGGCGGATTAGACTCTCAATGGCTCCACTGCCAATCGGTAGATTCATTGCCTGTACCTGCCCATAGGCAAAGCGCTGGGGTTGGTCATTAAAGTAGTTGAATGGGGTTGTCATTGCCTTGCGTTGTTGGCGCGTGTGTTTCTGAGCCAGAATCTGCTGCATCTGTGTCAGGAGTTGCGCCAACTTACCCCGTTTGAGGCTAGAACGAGCCGCCTCGAACCATTTCCGTGCCACTTGAGCTTTGCTAAAAGCCGCCTCAGCAAAATCCTTCAAATGCTGACTGGCATGGTAAAAGTCAATCAACTCAATCAGTCGGTCTTTGGGCAGGCCCAAGCGTTCCAGAAGGGCGGGAATCCGGTGCCAAATCCAAGGAGCGCCATCGGCTAGCAGCAACACTTGCTGGGCACGCACAACCCCAATTTGACCAGATACATCTCCAGCAGGCTCATGAATCCTTCGATACCGGTAAAGGTGCCGTCATTAATGACCGGTAATTTGACTGTATTGATGCGCTGGCCCTGCTCATCGATGGCATAGAGGGTGAATAGTTTGGGTTCTCGCCAATGCCCCCGATACCCCCGCCGCTTGGTCGCCCGTCGTCTACCCCGTTTGTTGTATCGCAACCGGGTGCGCCCGCCATCGACACTCAACCCCACTCTCTGTCCCTCAAAGGTCTGGCCAGTGGGCAGTTGGCCTTGCTGCAACTGAGCCAGCCACTGGTCGGTTAACGCCAGGCCGATTTGACCAAAACCATAGGTCAGTCGCACCACCCGTTTCTCACTCAACTCAATGCCCCATTGCTGCAACTGCTCAGTCGCTTGCGCAAAGGACCTCGACAGCATCCCTGCCGCTGCAACCACGCTCCAAACCAGGGGACTGACTTGCTCTTCCAGTCCCAACCAACGCAGCAGGGGATAGAATCCCTGTCCCTGGGATGGCCCCCGTTGACCGGCTTTCCGCTTGCCTTTCCGCTTCTGCTGAGAGACCCCATTGAGAATGTAGCCCACCTTGAACTCAACGACGACATTGCCTACGGTTAATACCTTGACCCGGCGTTTGCCTTGACTGCGAGCCATGAAGCCTCGTGATGAGCGGGTCCGTTGGTTGGCTTCTCGTTGGCTATCTGGATGCTCACTGAGTTCGTGCAGCAGCAGGGCAATCACCTGGCCGGCTAGCACCAGAGCCGCGGCGCGGATTGCCTCCTCCCGTGCTTTCAACGCCACTCCATCCCAACTGGAAATTTCCCCCACGGCCAGCAGTGGGGCAATGGTTTGCTTAAATGTTTCAATGGCTTGGTTGAGATCCAGGGTTGCAGGTATATTCATATTCACTAGAGACAGGATGTTTTTTCACTCTGCACCGATCATTGTGCATATCCGGCTCTTCCGGATCCGGGGTGAAAATCGTATAATATGATACTTTCAGTCAGGGATTGCGCCAATGGACATACATCTTGATAGATTGCTTAACTTCCCTCACGTTACGGTTGAAAGTTGCATTCAAAAAGACAATGAAGTGTACTTAAAGTTGCGCTTGCTCAATCAAGAATCTAGCTGTCCACACTGTAAGAAATCAAGTTCAGAGTTGCATCAAAACCGTCCGATTTTGATTCGAGACCTATCGATTTTTGGCCAAGTCACTTATTTGAAAATTCCTCGTCGTCAGTTTTATTGTCGTGATTGCCAACGTTATTTTACTGAGTCATTGACATTTATGGATGCAGGACGGCAGTACACTCGACGCTATGAGGAGCATATTTACCAGCAAGTACAACTGTCAA from Leptodesmis sichuanensis A121 includes:
- a CDS encoding ISLre2 family transposase — its product is MNIPATLDLNQAIETFKQTIAPLLAVGEISSWDGVALKAREEAIRAAALVLAGQVIALLLHELSEHPDSQREANQRTRSSRGFMARSQGKRRVKVLTVGNVVVEFKVGYILNGVSQQKRKGKRKAGQRGPSQGQGFYPLLRWLGLEEQVSPLVWSVVAAAGMLSRSFAQATEQLQQWGIELSEKRVVRLTYGFGQIGLALTDQWLAQLQQGQLPTGQTFEGQRVGLSVDGGRTRLRYNKRGRRRATKRRGDRGHWREPKLFTLYAIDEQGQRINTVKLPVINDGTFTGIEGFMSLLEMYLVKLGVVRAQQVLLLADGAPWIWHRIPALLERLGLPKDRLIELIDFYHASQHLKDFAEAAFSRVPSGKNG
- a CDS encoding transposase family protein: MDIHLDRLLNFPHVTVESCIQKDNEVYLKLRLLNQESSCPHCKKSSSELHQNRPILIRDLSIFGQVTYLKIPRRQFYCRDCQRYFTESLTFMDAGRQYTRRYEEHIYQQVQLSSMEQVGRVEGLSFERIEGIFKHQYAQKKHGMGRSQTHWD